The Pseudomonas aeruginosa genome includes the window GTTCCTTAAGTTGGGACCGAGCGGGCGCCGAATCATTCCTCGGCGCCCATCGCCACAACGAGTAAACTGGCGGTCTTTCATTCCAGTAGCCTCGCCATGACCGACCCGATCCGCCTGTCCAAACGCCTCGCCGAACTCACCGCCTGCTCGCGCCGCGAAGCCGAGCTGTACATCGAGGGCGGCTGGGTCAGCGTCGACGGCGAAGTGATCGAGGAGCCACAGTTCAAGGTGCTCGACCAGCGCGTGGAGCTGCTGCCGGGCGCCCGCGCGGAAACGATTGAACCGGCCACCCTGCTGTTGCACAAGCCGGCCGGCTGGCGCCACGACGATTTCGAAGGCCTGCTCGCTGCGGGGCGGCGCTGGAGCGATGACCCCAGTCCCTTGCGAGCGCTGAAAAAACACTTCGCCCGCCAGCGTCCCACCCTTGCGCTGGACAGCGAGGCTTCGGGGCTGGTGGTGTTCAGCCAGCAGCACGGCGTACTGCGCAAGCTGGTGGACGACGGTGCACGGCTGGAGCAGGAATACCTGGTCGAGGTCGCCGGCGACCTGGCCGCCGGCGGCCTCGAGCGCCTGCGCCACGGCCTCGCCTACCAGGGCCGCAGGCTATCGCCGTGCAAGGTCAGTTGGCAGAACGAAAGCCACCTGCGCTTCGCCCTCAAAGACGTGCTGCCCGGCCAGTTGCGCTTCATGTGCGAAAGCGAGGGGCTGGAAGTGCGGAGCATCCGCCGCCTGCGCATCGGCGCGCTGTCGCTGGCCAGGCTACCGCTCGGCGAATGGCGCTACCTCGGCCTCCACGAACGCTTCTGAGCGCTCATTCGAGGCCACGCAGGGCGCGCCCCGGCGACTGCCCGCAGACCCGCCGGTACATGGCGATGAACGCGCTGTCGCTGGCGTAGCCCAGGGCGTGGGCGACCTCGGTCACCGAGCGGCCTTCGGCCAGGCGCCTCCGCGCTTCGAACAAGCGCGCCTGGGTTCGCCAGCGGGAGAAACCCAGGCCGGTCTGCTCGGTGAACAGACGCGCCAGGGTCCGCCCGCTGGCGCCGACCTCACGTCCCCACGCCTCGATGCTCCAGTCCAGCGCGGGTTGCGCCAGCAGCGCCTCGGCCACCTTCAGCGCCCGCGCATCGCGCGGCATCGGCAGGCTCGCGGCGTGTGCCGGCGCGCTCGCCAGTTCATCGAACAGTGCGCGCAACAGCGTCAGGTGCGGCCCTTCCAATTGCAAGTCGGCTGCCCAGCCGGTCATGCGCAGGATCAGTTCGCGCATTAGCGGCCCGACTTCGAGGACCTGGACGCTGTCCGGCAGCTCGGCGAACGCCGAGGGTTCGAAGTACAGGCTACGGTAGGCGAAGCGCCCGTGCAGGACCGTGCGATGCGGCACGCCGGCCGGCAGCCAGGCGGCCTGGAGCGGCGTCAATTGGCAAATGCGCTCGGCGAAATACAGCGTGACGCTACCGGCCGCCATGTACAGCAACTGCGCGCGCCGGTGGCAATGCCAGTCGCTGCGGTGGCCGGTGCTGTCGACCTCGAGGCCGACCACCGGGCAGCGGGCGAGATCGGGATCCTCGACCCGTTCGTAGGGATAGCGCGGCACCTTGTCCTCTTCGCGATGTTTTCCGTCCTGACCGCAGCATTCTGCCAGGCGCAGGCGGCCTAGGCTTGGCTCTTTTTTCCGGAGCCATCATGCCTGACCGTCCTCGCCCTCCCCTGCTGCTGGTGCTCGCCCTGCTAGCCCTGCCGCAAGTCGCCGAAACCATCCTTTCCCCCGCGCTGCCGGCCCTGGCCAGCCACTGGCGACTGGACGACGCTACCAGCCAGTGGACCATGGCGCTGTTCTTCGTCGGTTTCGCCCCCGGCATCTGGCTCTGGGGCTGGCTGGCCGACCGCCTCGGCCGGCGCCCGGCTCTGCTCGGCGGGCTCGGCCTGGCGGCCCTGGCGACCTTCGGTGCCTGGGCCAGTACCGACTATTCCTACCTGCTTGCCTGTCGCCTGGTCCAGGGCCTCGGCCTGGCGACCTGCTCGGTGACGGTGCAGGCCAGCCTGCGCGATGTGCTGCAAGGCCCGGCGTTGATGAGCTATTTCGTCACGCTCGGCGCGGTGCTGGCCTGGTCGCCGGCAGTCGGCCCCCTCGGCGGCCAGTGGCTGGCCGACCTCGGCGGGCACCCGGCGGTGTTCGCCACCCTGGCGGTGCTGCTCGCCTCGCTGGCGGC containing:
- a CDS encoding rRNA pseudouridine synthase; protein product: MTDPIRLSKRLAELTACSRREAELYIEGGWVSVDGEVIEEPQFKVLDQRVELLPGARAETIEPATLLLHKPAGWRHDDFEGLLAAGRRWSDDPSPLRALKKHFARQRPTLALDSEASGLVVFSQQHGVLRKLVDDGARLEQEYLVEVAGDLAAGGLERLRHGLAYQGRRLSPCKVSWQNESHLRFALKDVLPGQLRFMCESEGLEVRSIRRLRIGALSLARLPLGEWRYLGLHERF
- a CDS encoding AraC family transcriptional regulator, translating into MPRYPYERVEDPDLARCPVVGLEVDSTGHRSDWHCHRRAQLLYMAAGSVTLYFAERICQLTPLQAAWLPAGVPHRTVLHGRFAYRSLYFEPSAFAELPDSVQVLEVGPLMRELILRMTGWAADLQLEGPHLTLLRALFDELASAPAHAASLPMPRDARALKVAEALLAQPALDWSIEAWGREVGASGRTLARLFTEQTGLGFSRWRTQARLFEARRRLAEGRSVTEVAHALGYASDSAFIAMYRRVCGQSPGRALRGLE